In Chaetodon trifascialis isolate fChaTrf1 chromosome 2, fChaTrf1.hap1, whole genome shotgun sequence, one DNA window encodes the following:
- the LOC139341433 gene encoding E3 ubiquitin-protein ligase TRIM39-like isoform X3, with amino-acid sequence MAAANYQPHEDQFLCSICLDVFTDPVTTSCGHNFCKNCITEHWNISDQYLCPMCKKVFKTKPELYTNTFISEMVAQFRQSAQQKISSSSEQRVSKPGEVPCDVCTGTKLKALKSCLVCLVSYCETHLEPHLTVLGLKRHQLIDPVENLEGRMCMKHDKPLELFCKTDQTCVCMLCTVLDHKAHDVVPLREEYDEKKAELRKTEAEIQQMIQKRRLKIEEVKQSVRLSKNNADREIAEGIQVFTSLKESVERGLDELIKTIEEKQKTTEQLTEVFIKELEQEISELMKRSTEVEQLSRSEDHLHFLQSFSPLQDVPTTKDWTEVSVPPALYERTVVRAVAQLGETLSKEMKKLIEAELKRVQQYAVDVTLDPDTAHPDLILSDDGKQVNDSDVRKTLPDNPERFSLNPCVLGKQSFSSGRFYFEVQVKGKTEWDFGVARETISRKGQITLGPKNGYWTIWLRNGNEYEAIDDPSVSLSLKSQPQKVGVFVDYEESLVSFYDVDAAALIYCFTGCSFTEKLFPYFCPGLNDYGKNSAPLIISAVNQTE; translated from the coding sequence ATGGCTGCTGCAAACTATCAACCACATGAAGATCAGTTTCTGTGCTCCATCTGTCTGGATGTGTTCACTGACCCAGTCACCACATCATGTGGACACAACTTCTGCAAAAACTGCATCACTGAACACTGGAACATCAGTGACCAGTACCTGTGCCCAATGTGTAAAAAGGTATTCAAGACAAAACCTGAGCTGTACACCAACACTTTCATCTCTGAGATGGTTGCTCAGTTCAGACAGTCGGCTCAGCAGAAAATCAGCAGCAGTTCAGAGCAACGAGTGTCCAAACCAGGAGAAGTTCCCTGTGACGTCTGCACTGGAACCAAACTGAAGGCCCTGAAGTCCTGCCTGGTCTGTCTGGTCTCCTACTGTGAGACTCACCTGGAGCCTCATCTGACAGTGTTAGGCCTGAAGAGACATCAGCTGATCGACCCTGTGGAGAACCTGGAAGGCAGGATGTGCATGAAGCACGATAAACCTCTGGAGCTGTTCTGTAAGACCGACCAGACGTGTGTCTGCATGCTCTGCACTGTTTTAGACCATAAGGCACATGATGTTGTTCCTCTGAGAGAAGAATATGATGAAAAGAAGGCCGAGCTGAGGAAGACTGAGGCTGAAATTCAGCAGATGATCCAGAAGAGACGACTGAAGATTGAGGAGGTCAAACAGTCAGTGAGGCTCAGCAAGAAcaatgcagacagagagatagcAGAAGGTATTCAGGTCTTCACTTCTCTGAAGGAGTCTGTAGAGAGAGGCCTGGATGAGCTCATTAAAACCAttgaagagaagcagaaaacaacagaacaactgaCTGAAGTTTTCATCAAAGAGCTGGAACAAGAAATCTCTGAGCTGATGAAGAGAAGCACTGAGGTGGAGCAGCTCTCACGCTCTGAAGACCACCTCCACTTTCTCCAAAGCTTCTCGCCTCTGCAGGATGTCCCAACCACCAAAGACTGGACAGAGGTCAGCGTCCCTCCAGCATTATATGAGAGGACTGTGGTGAGAGCTGTGGCTCAGCTGGGGGAGACACTCAGTAAAGAGATGAAGAAGCTGAttgaagcagagctgaagagggtcCAGCAGTATGCAGTGGATGTGACTCTTGATCCTGATACAGCACATCCTGATCTCATCCTGTCTGATGATGGGAAACAGGTGAATGATTCTGATGTTAGGAAGACTCTTCCAGACAATCCAGAGAGATTTTCTCTCAATCCTTGTGTTTTAGGAAAGCAGAGTTTCTCTTCAGGCAGATTTTACTTTGAGGTTCAGGTTAAAGGAAAGACTGAATGGGACTTTGGAGTCGCCAGAGAGACGATCAGCAGGAAGGGACAAATCACACTGGGTCCTAAGAATGGTTACTGGACTATATGGTtgagaaatggaaatgagtACGAAGCTATTGATGACCCAtcagtcagtctctctctgaaGTCTCAGCCTCAGAAGGTGGGGGTGTTTGTGGATTATGAGGAGAGTCTGGTCTCTTTTTATGATGTAGATGCTGCAGCTCTTATCTACTGCTTTACTGGCTGCTCCTTCACAGAGAAACTCTTCCCATACTTCTGTCCTGGGCTTAATGATTATGGTAAAAACTCTGCACCTCTGATCatctctgctgtcaatcaaactgagtAG
- the LOC139341433 gene encoding E3 ubiquitin-protein ligase TRIM39-like isoform X2: MAAANYQPHEDQFLCSICLDVFTDPVTTSCGHNFCKNCITEHWNISDQYLCPMCKKVFKTKPELYTNTFISEMVAQFRQSAQQKISSSSEQRVSKPGEVPCDVCTGTKLKALKSCLVCLVSYCETHLEPHLTVLGLKRHQLIDPVENLEGRMCMKHDKPLELFCKTDQTCVCMLCTVLDHKAHDVVPLREEYDEKKAELRKTEAEIQQMIQKRRLKIEEVKQSVRLSKNNADREIAEELEQEISELMKRSTEVEQLSRSEDHLHFLQSFSPLQDVPTTKDWTEVSVPPALYERTVVRAVAQLGETLSKEMKKLIEAELKRVQQYAVDVTLDPDTAHPDLILSDDGKQVNDSDVRKTLPDNPERFSLNPCVLGKQSFSSGRFYFEVQVKGKTEWDFGVARETISRKGQITLGPKNGYWTIWLRNGNEYEAIDDPSVSLSLKSQPQKVGVFVDYEESLVSFYDVDAAALIYCFTGCSFTEKLFPYFCPGLNDYGKNSAPLIISAVNQTE; the protein is encoded by the exons ATGGCTGCTGCAAACTATCAACCACATGAAGATCAGTTTCTGTGCTCCATCTGTCTGGATGTGTTCACTGACCCAGTCACCACATCATGTGGACACAACTTCTGCAAAAACTGCATCACTGAACACTGGAACATCAGTGACCAGTACCTGTGCCCAATGTGTAAAAAGGTATTCAAGACAAAACCTGAGCTGTACACCAACACTTTCATCTCTGAGATGGTTGCTCAGTTCAGACAGTCGGCTCAGCAGAAAATCAGCAGCAGTTCAGAGCAACGAGTGTCCAAACCAGGAGAAGTTCCCTGTGACGTCTGCACTGGAACCAAACTGAAGGCCCTGAAGTCCTGCCTGGTCTGTCTGGTCTCCTACTGTGAGACTCACCTGGAGCCTCATCTGACAGTGTTAGGCCTGAAGAGACATCAGCTGATCGACCCTGTGGAGAACCTGGAAGGCAGGATGTGCATGAAGCACGATAAACCTCTGGAGCTGTTCTGTAAGACCGACCAGACGTGTGTCTGCATGCTCTGCACTGTTTTAGACCATAAGGCACATGATGTTGTTCCTCTGAGAGAAGAATATGATGAAAAGAAGGCCGAGCTGAGGAAGACTGAGGCTGAAATTCAGCAGATGATCCAGAAGAGACGACTGAAGATTGAGGAGGTCAAACAGTCAGTGAGGCTCAGCAAGAAcaatgcagacagagagatagcAGAAG AGCTGGAACAAGAAATCTCTGAGCTGATGAAGAGAAGCACTGAGGTGGAGCAGCTCTCACGCTCTGAAGACCACCTCCACTTTCTCCAAAGCTTCTCGCCTCTGCAGGATGTCCCAACCACCAAAGACTGGACAGAGGTCAGCGTCCCTCCAGCATTATATGAGAGGACTGTGGTGAGAGCTGTGGCTCAGCTGGGGGAGACACTCAGTAAAGAGATGAAGAAGCTGAttgaagcagagctgaagagggtcCAGCAGTATGCAGTGGATGTGACTCTTGATCCTGATACAGCACATCCTGATCTCATCCTGTCTGATGATGGGAAACAGGTGAATGATTCTGATGTTAGGAAGACTCTTCCAGACAATCCAGAGAGATTTTCTCTCAATCCTTGTGTTTTAGGAAAGCAGAGTTTCTCTTCAGGCAGATTTTACTTTGAGGTTCAGGTTAAAGGAAAGACTGAATGGGACTTTGGAGTCGCCAGAGAGACGATCAGCAGGAAGGGACAAATCACACTGGGTCCTAAGAATGGTTACTGGACTATATGGTtgagaaatggaaatgagtACGAAGCTATTGATGACCCAtcagtcagtctctctctgaaGTCTCAGCCTCAGAAGGTGGGGGTGTTTGTGGATTATGAGGAGAGTCTGGTCTCTTTTTATGATGTAGATGCTGCAGCTCTTATCTACTGCTTTACTGGCTGCTCCTTCACAGAGAAACTCTTCCCATACTTCTGTCCTGGGCTTAATGATTATGGTAAAAACTCTGCACCTCTGATCatctctgctgtcaatcaaactgagtAG
- the LOC139341433 gene encoding E3 ubiquitin-protein ligase TRIM39-like isoform X1: MAAANYQPHEDQFLCSICLDVFTDPVTTSCGHNFCKNCITEHWNISDQYLCPMCKKVFKTKPELYTNTFISEMVAHSSEQRVSKPGEVPCDVCTGTKLKALKSCLVCLVSYCETHLEPHLTVLGLKRHQLIDPVENLEGRMCMKHDKPLELFCKTDQTCVCMLCTVLDHKAHDVVPLREEYDEKKAELRKTEAEIQQMIQKRRLKIEEVKQSVRLSKNNADREIAEGIQVFTSLKESVERGLDELIKTIEEKQKTTEQLTEVFIKELEQEISELMKRSTEVEQLSRSEDHLHFLQSFSPLQDVPTTKDWTEVSVPPALYERTVVRAVAQLGETLSKEMKKLIEAELKRVQQYAVDVTLDPDTAHPDLILSDDGKQVNDSDVRKTLPDNPERFSLNPCVLGKQSFSSGRFYFEVQVKGKTEWDFGVARETISRKGQITLGPKNGYWTIWLRNGNEYEAIDDPSVSLSLKSQPQKVGVFVDYEESLVSFYDVDAAALIYCFTGCSFTEKLFPYFCPGLNDYGKNSAPLIISAVNQTE; encoded by the exons ATGGCTGCTGCAAACTATCAACCACATGAAGATCAGTTTCTGTGCTCCATCTGTCTGGATGTGTTCACTGACCCAGTCACCACATCATGTGGACACAACTTCTGCAAAAACTGCATCACTGAACACTGGAACATCAGTGACCAGTACCTGTGCCCAATGTGTAAAAAGGTATTCAAGACAAAACCTGAGCTGTACACCAACACTTTCATCTCTGAGATGGTTGCTCA CAGTTCAGAGCAACGAGTGTCCAAACCAGGAGAAGTTCCCTGTGACGTCTGCACTGGAACCAAACTGAAGGCCCTGAAGTCCTGCCTGGTCTGTCTGGTCTCCTACTGTGAGACTCACCTGGAGCCTCATCTGACAGTGTTAGGCCTGAAGAGACATCAGCTGATCGACCCTGTGGAGAACCTGGAAGGCAGGATGTGCATGAAGCACGATAAACCTCTGGAGCTGTTCTGTAAGACCGACCAGACGTGTGTCTGCATGCTCTGCACTGTTTTAGACCATAAGGCACATGATGTTGTTCCTCTGAGAGAAGAATATGATGAAAAGAAGGCCGAGCTGAGGAAGACTGAGGCTGAAATTCAGCAGATGATCCAGAAGAGACGACTGAAGATTGAGGAGGTCAAACAGTCAGTGAGGCTCAGCAAGAAcaatgcagacagagagatagcAGAAGGTATTCAGGTCTTCACTTCTCTGAAGGAGTCTGTAGAGAGAGGCCTGGATGAGCTCATTAAAACCAttgaagagaagcagaaaacaacagaacaactgaCTGAAGTTTTCATCAAAGAGCTGGAACAAGAAATCTCTGAGCTGATGAAGAGAAGCACTGAGGTGGAGCAGCTCTCACGCTCTGAAGACCACCTCCACTTTCTCCAAAGCTTCTCGCCTCTGCAGGATGTCCCAACCACCAAAGACTGGACAGAGGTCAGCGTCCCTCCAGCATTATATGAGAGGACTGTGGTGAGAGCTGTGGCTCAGCTGGGGGAGACACTCAGTAAAGAGATGAAGAAGCTGAttgaagcagagctgaagagggtcCAGCAGTATGCAGTGGATGTGACTCTTGATCCTGATACAGCACATCCTGATCTCATCCTGTCTGATGATGGGAAACAGGTGAATGATTCTGATGTTAGGAAGACTCTTCCAGACAATCCAGAGAGATTTTCTCTCAATCCTTGTGTTTTAGGAAAGCAGAGTTTCTCTTCAGGCAGATTTTACTTTGAGGTTCAGGTTAAAGGAAAGACTGAATGGGACTTTGGAGTCGCCAGAGAGACGATCAGCAGGAAGGGACAAATCACACTGGGTCCTAAGAATGGTTACTGGACTATATGGTtgagaaatggaaatgagtACGAAGCTATTGATGACCCAtcagtcagtctctctctgaaGTCTCAGCCTCAGAAGGTGGGGGTGTTTGTGGATTATGAGGAGAGTCTGGTCTCTTTTTATGATGTAGATGCTGCAGCTCTTATCTACTGCTTTACTGGCTGCTCCTTCACAGAGAAACTCTTCCCATACTTCTGTCCTGGGCTTAATGATTATGGTAAAAACTCTGCACCTCTGATCatctctgctgtcaatcaaactgagtAG